The genome window TCGAAAAGGGTTTTTCGGCTAACCTCTTAACCCTTTTGCGCGATCTGGAAGCGCGCGATGCGCGCGATACGCAACGGGCGAATGCGCCACTGGCCGCCGCCCACGATGCCCTGGTGCTCGATTCCTCCCACCTCACCATCGACCAGACGGTCGAACAGGTGATGAGCTGGTGGAGCGAGCGTTCGGGCGCATCGCGTGCCTGAAAGCGCAGCAGCGATTCTTAGCAGCACGTAGTAAAGGCCCTCAGCAATGAGGTATTGCAACTCCACCGATTGGTGCGGTGTCAGGTCGAATGTCTCGACCGCCCCCATGAAGTGCGTAACCCGGTAACACTCAACAATGTCTTCGGTTTCCCAAGCCCCTGCCGGCGAAGAAAGCTTTGCCGCCCTGTTCGAAGAAAGCATCAAGCGCCAGGAAATGAAATCCGGCGAAGTCATCACCGCCGAGGTGGTGCGCATCGACCATAACTTCGTCGTGGTCAATGCCGGCCTGAAGTCAGAGGCCTTGATCCCGCTCGAGGAATTCCTCGACGACAAGGGTGAGCTCGAAGTCTCCGAAGGCGATTTCGTCTCGGTGGCCATCGACGCGCTTGAAAACGGCTACGGCGACACCGTGCTGTCGCGCGACCGCGCCAAGCGCCTGGCTGCCTGGCTGCAGCTCGAGAAGGCCCTGGAATCCGGCGATCTCGTCACCGGCACCATCACCGGCAAGGTCAAGGGTGGGCTGACCGTCATGACCAATGCGATCCGTGCCTTCCTGCCGGGTTCGCTGGTCGACCTGCGTCCCGTCAAGGACACTACCCCGTACGAAGGCAAGACCCTCGAATTCAAGGTCATCAAGCTCGATCGCAAGCGCAACAACGTCGTGCTGTCGCGCCGTGCCGTGCTCGAGGCCAACATGGGCGAAGAGCGCCAGAAGCTGCTCGAGACCCTGCACGAAGGCGCGATCGTCAACGGCGTCGTCAAGAACATCACCGACTACGGTGCGTTCGTCGACCTCGGCGGCATCGACGGCCTGCTGCACATCACCGACCTGGCATGGCGCCGTGTGCGTCACCCCTCGGAAGTCCTGTCCGTCGGCCAGGAAATCCAGGCCAAGGTCCTCAAGTTCGACCAGGAAAAGAACCGCGTCTCGCTGGGCGTCAAGCAGCTGGGCGAAGATCCGTGGGTGGGTCTGGCTCGCCGCTACCCGCAAGGCACCCGCCTGTTCGGCAAGGTTACCAACCTGACCGACTACGGCGCGTTCGTCGAAGTCGAAGCCGGCATCGAGGGCCTGGTCCACGTGTCCGAAATGGACTGGACCAACAAGAACGTCGACCCCAAGAAGGTCGTCACCCTGGGTGACGAAGTGGAAGTCATGGTTCTCGAGATCGACGAAGACCGTCGCCGCATCTCGCTGGGCATGAAGCAGTGCCGTCCCAACCCGTGGGAAGAGTTCTCGATCAACCACAAGCGTGGCGACAAGGTCCGCGGCGCCATCAAGTCGATCACCGACTTCGGCGTGTTCGTCGGCCTGCCCGGCGGCATCGATGGCCTGGTCCATCTGTCCGACCTGTCCTGGAGCGAGTCCGGCGAAGAAGCCGTGCGCAACTTCAAGAAGGGCGACGAAGTCGAGGCCGTGGTGCTGGGCATCGACACCGAGAAGGAACGCATCTCGCTGGGCATCAAGCAGCTGGAAGGCGATCCGTTCAACAACTTCGTGGGCACCCATGACAAGGGCGCCGTCGTCCAGGGCACCGTGAAGTCGGTCGAGGCCAAGGGCGCTGTCGTGACCCTGTCGGTCGAC of Pigmentiphaga sp. H8 contains these proteins:
- the rpsA gene encoding 30S ribosomal protein S1, whose amino-acid sequence is MSSVSQAPAGEESFAALFEESIKRQEMKSGEVITAEVVRIDHNFVVVNAGLKSEALIPLEEFLDDKGELEVSEGDFVSVAIDALENGYGDTVLSRDRAKRLAAWLQLEKALESGDLVTGTITGKVKGGLTVMTNAIRAFLPGSLVDLRPVKDTTPYEGKTLEFKVIKLDRKRNNVVLSRRAVLEANMGEERQKLLETLHEGAIVNGVVKNITDYGAFVDLGGIDGLLHITDLAWRRVRHPSEVLSVGQEIQAKVLKFDQEKNRVSLGVKQLGEDPWVGLARRYPQGTRLFGKVTNLTDYGAFVEVEAGIEGLVHVSEMDWTNKNVDPKKVVTLGDEVEVMVLEIDEDRRRISLGMKQCRPNPWEEFSINHKRGDKVRGAIKSITDFGVFVGLPGGIDGLVHLSDLSWSESGEEAVRNFKKGDEVEAVVLGIDTEKERISLGIKQLEGDPFNNFVGTHDKGAVVQGTVKSVEAKGAVVTLSVDVEGYLRASEISSGRVEDATTVLKAGDNIDAMILNIDRKTRSIQLSIKAKDSAETAEAIQRMSDASASSGTTNLGALLKAKLDQQNG